From Pseudonocardia autotrophica, one genomic window encodes:
- a CDS encoding mycothione reductase, which yields MSHHDLVVIGTGSGNTFLDERFAGLDVALVEHGVFGGTCLNVGCIPTKMYVYAADVAETVRHAHTYGVDASVDKIRWTDIRDRVFGRIDPISAGGREYRVERSPNVTVYFGHARFTGERELAVDRTDGSGTDVVTADRVVLAAGSRPTVPAAIEASGVPFETSDTVMRIDAVPRRLAIVGSGFIGSEFAHVFSALGAEVTVIARGPRLLRHLDDTLSERFTEIAAARWDCRLGRQVTALSGDGSGGSGEVTITLDDGSEVVADTLLVATGRIPNGDRMDLDRAGITMHADGRVAVDEFQRSVSAENVWALGDVSSPHQLKHVANHEAKIVGHNLSHPSELRATNHDLVPSAVFTEPQIASVGLTETEAREQGLDVTVKVQNYGDVAYGWAMEDRTGLCKIVAEKGTGRLLGAHILGPQASTLIQQLIQAMVFGQDARALATEQYWIHPALPEVVENALLGLEI from the coding sequence GTGTCCCACCACGATCTGGTCGTCATCGGCACCGGCTCCGGCAACACCTTCCTCGACGAGCGGTTCGCCGGGCTGGACGTGGCGCTGGTCGAACACGGGGTGTTCGGCGGCACCTGCCTGAACGTCGGCTGCATCCCCACCAAGATGTACGTCTACGCCGCCGACGTCGCCGAGACCGTCCGGCACGCGCACACCTACGGCGTCGACGCGAGCGTCGACAAGATCCGCTGGACCGACATCCGGGACCGGGTGTTCGGCCGGATCGACCCGATCTCCGCCGGCGGCCGGGAGTACCGGGTGGAGCGCAGCCCGAACGTCACCGTGTACTTCGGGCACGCCCGGTTCACCGGTGAGCGCGAGCTCGCCGTCGACCGGACCGACGGCTCGGGCACCGACGTCGTCACCGCGGACCGGGTGGTGCTCGCCGCAGGCTCGCGGCCCACCGTCCCGGCCGCGATCGAGGCCTCCGGGGTGCCGTTCGAGACGTCGGACACCGTGATGCGGATCGACGCCGTCCCGCGGCGGCTCGCGATCGTGGGCAGCGGCTTCATCGGCAGCGAGTTCGCCCACGTGTTCTCCGCACTCGGCGCCGAGGTCACCGTGATCGCCCGCGGCCCGCGGCTGCTGCGCCACCTCGACGACACGCTCTCCGAGCGCTTCACCGAGATCGCCGCGGCCCGCTGGGACTGCCGGCTCGGGCGGCAGGTGACCGCGCTGTCCGGCGACGGGTCCGGCGGGAGCGGCGAGGTGACGATCACCCTCGACGACGGCTCCGAGGTCGTCGCCGACACCCTGCTGGTCGCGACCGGGCGGATCCCCAACGGGGACCGGATGGATCTCGACCGGGCCGGGATCACGATGCACGCCGACGGCCGGGTCGCCGTCGACGAGTTCCAGCGCAGCGTCTCCGCCGAGAACGTGTGGGCGCTCGGCGACGTCAGCTCGCCGCACCAGCTCAAGCACGTCGCCAACCACGAGGCGAAGATCGTCGGGCACAACCTGAGCCACCCGTCCGAGCTGCGTGCGACGAACCACGATCTCGTCCCGTCGGCGGTGTTCACCGAGCCGCAGATCGCCTCGGTCGGGCTCACCGAGACCGAGGCCCGTGAGCAGGGGCTCGACGTCACGGTGAAGGTGCAGAACTACGGCGACGTCGCCTACGGCTGGGCGATGGAGGACCGCACCGGCCTCTGCAAGATAGTCGCGGAGAAGGGCACCGGGCGGCTGCTCGGTGCGCACATCCTGGGCCCGCAGGCGTCCACCCTGATCCAGCAGCTGATCCAGGCGATGGTGTTCGGGCAGGACGCGCGGGCGCTGGCCACCGAGCAGTACTGGATCCACCCGGCGCTGCCCGAGGTCGTCGAGAACGCCCTGCTGGGCCTGGAGATCTAG
- a CDS encoding GNAT family N-acetyltransferase: MTVHTQGATVRRSWASDLDTGTLYALLALRTEVFVVEQECPYQELDGRDLEQRTRHYWLAADRGGTVEILATLRLLKEPGGGYRIGRVCTRLDARGRGLGHRLMDAALAEVGDRQCVLDAQQAQEAFYARHGFVVAGESFVEDGIPHVPMARG, translated from the coding sequence GTGACCGTGCACACGCAGGGCGCCACGGTGCGCCGCAGCTGGGCGTCCGATCTCGACACCGGAACGCTGTACGCGCTGCTCGCGCTGCGCACCGAGGTGTTCGTCGTCGAGCAGGAATGTCCCTACCAGGAGCTCGACGGCCGCGACCTGGAACAGCGGACCCGGCACTACTGGCTGGCCGCCGACCGCGGCGGCACCGTCGAGATCCTCGCCACCCTCCGGCTGCTGAAGGAGCCCGGCGGCGGTTACCGGATCGGCCGGGTCTGCACCCGGCTCGACGCTCGCGGCAGGGGCCTCGGGCACCGGCTGATGGACGCGGCGCTGGCCGAGGTCGGCGACCGGCAGTGCGTGCTGGACGCCCAGCAGGCGCAGGAGGCCTTCTACGCGCGGCACGGCTTCGTCGTCGCGGGGGAGTCGTTCGTGGAGGACGGGATCCCGCACGTCCCGATGGCCAGGGGCTGA
- a CDS encoding SCO6745 family protein, with the protein MDHAEAVRLFFAATPEGIGTPGPVRGGGPARALRDALEPVAMHDVWARAVGDAAAEYGHDFFSAYVTGRAGPLGADAPPQLVAATFAVFEPGFVGETWIRGRSLLPVSEHLRIRDAATAASLAGILGDDPEIDSTATVLERAVDAVSGAGRPLFSALRARPRPTEPAGRLWRAADLVREHRGDGHLAAAVAAGLDPVRMGILAELWVGYPLGEYSGTRAWPEEPAAEGARRLAADGLITGTGQDTALTDAGRAFRAAVEDATDAAQADLVAALGDDLPSVTERLDRWSDACVEAGAFPPDVRKRAAG; encoded by the coding sequence GTGGACCACGCCGAGGCCGTCAGGCTGTTCTTCGCCGCCACTCCCGAGGGAATCGGCACGCCCGGCCCGGTGCGCGGCGGCGGACCGGCCCGGGCGCTGCGCGACGCGCTGGAGCCGGTCGCCATGCACGACGTGTGGGCCCGAGCGGTGGGCGACGCGGCCGCGGAGTACGGCCACGACTTCTTCTCCGCCTACGTGACCGGCCGGGCCGGCCCGCTCGGCGCCGACGCGCCACCGCAGCTCGTCGCCGCCACGTTCGCCGTGTTCGAGCCCGGCTTCGTCGGCGAGACCTGGATCCGTGGCCGCTCGCTGCTACCGGTGTCGGAGCACCTGCGGATCCGGGACGCGGCGACCGCGGCGAGCCTGGCCGGGATCCTCGGCGACGACCCGGAGATCGACTCGACCGCCACCGTCCTGGAACGCGCCGTCGACGCCGTGTCCGGCGCCGGGCGGCCGCTGTTCTCCGCGCTGCGTGCCCGTCCCCGCCCCACCGAACCGGCCGGGCGGCTGTGGCGGGCCGCCGACCTGGTCCGCGAGCACCGCGGCGACGGCCACCTCGCCGCCGCCGTCGCGGCCGGGCTGGACCCGGTCCGGATGGGCATTCTGGCCGAGCTGTGGGTGGGCTACCCGCTGGGCGAGTACTCCGGCACCCGGGCCTGGCCGGAGGAGCCGGCCGCCGAGGGCGCCCGCCGGCTCGCCGCCGACGGCCTGATCACCGGCACCGGCCAGGACACCGCCCTCACCGACGCCGGACGCGCGTTCCGGGCCGCCGTCGAGGACGCCACCGACGCCGCCCAGGCCGATCTGGTCGCCGCACTGGGCGACGACCTGCCGTCGGTCACCGAGCGGCTCGACCGCTGGTCCGACGCCTGCGTCGAGGCCGGCGCCTTCCCGCCGGACGTCCGCAAGCGGGCCGCGGGCTGA
- a CDS encoding LapA family protein — protein sequence MSDDRRGGDRPAWGRVGPEDPTADPETHPALRVPEPSTEIEPSEQPTVAVPTGEPQPAGDDSTTVRRSIPHSRTGGLWATLILSAVVLIFLLIFIVQNTTPVVINFLWLSGTLPTGVALLFAAIAGILLVAVPGTGRIIQLRREARKH from the coding sequence GTGAGCGACGACCGACGGGGCGGGGATCGGCCCGCATGGGGCCGGGTCGGGCCGGAGGACCCCACCGCGGATCCGGAGACCCATCCCGCATTGCGGGTCCCGGAGCCCTCGACCGAGATCGAGCCGTCCGAGCAGCCGACCGTGGCCGTGCCGACCGGGGAGCCGCAGCCCGCGGGCGACGACAGCACGACGGTGCGTCGCTCGATCCCGCACAGCCGCACCGGCGGTCTGTGGGCGACGCTGATCCTCTCCGCCGTCGTGCTGATCTTCCTGCTGATCTTCATCGTGCAGAACACGACGCCGGTGGTGATCAACTTCCTGTGGCTGAGCGGCACCCTGCCGACCGGCGTGGCGCTGCTGTTCGCGGCGATCGCCGGGATCCTGCTGGTCGCGGTCCCGGGGACCGGCCGGATCATCCAGCTGCGCCGCGAGGCCCGGAAGCACTGA
- a CDS encoding aldo/keto reductase produces the protein MRSTSLGGLEVSRIGLGVMGMSGFYTGAGRDEAESVRAVHRAIDLGVTHLDTAEGYGPFVNEELLGRAVRGRRERVVLASKFGMISHAGRSVPDGTSANVRAALEGSLRRLGTDYVDLYYQHRVDPDTPIEETVGALGELVAQGKVRHIGLSEAAAGTIRRAHAVHPVAAVQTEYSLWTRDVETDVLPTLRELGIGLVPYAPLGHGFLTGGIRSLDGLDETDWRRTNPRFTGGNLTRNLRIVDGVRAVASDAGVTAAQVALAWLLAQGEGVAPIPGTTRVERLAENCAADEVRLTAAQLARLDELVPASGDRHRESDMASIDR, from the coding sequence ATGCGGAGCACGTCGCTGGGGGGTCTCGAGGTCTCGCGGATCGGCCTGGGGGTGATGGGGATGTCGGGGTTCTATACCGGTGCTGGTCGGGATGAGGCCGAGTCGGTCCGCGCGGTTCATCGTGCGATCGATCTCGGTGTCACGCATCTGGATACGGCGGAGGGGTATGGGCCGTTCGTCAACGAGGAGTTGCTCGGGCGTGCTGTGCGCGGTCGCCGTGAGCGGGTCGTGCTCGCCTCGAAGTTCGGCATGATCTCGCATGCCGGCCGGTCCGTTCCGGACGGCACGTCCGCGAACGTGCGTGCCGCGCTGGAGGGGTCGCTGCGTCGGCTCGGAACCGACTATGTCGACCTCTACTACCAGCACCGGGTGGATCCGGACACGCCGATCGAGGAGACGGTCGGCGCGCTGGGTGAGTTGGTGGCGCAGGGGAAGGTGCGCCATATCGGGCTCTCGGAGGCTGCGGCGGGGACGATCCGTCGGGCGCATGCGGTCCACCCGGTGGCCGCCGTGCAGACCGAGTACTCGCTCTGGACCCGCGATGTCGAGACCGACGTGCTGCCCACGCTGCGCGAGCTGGGGATCGGGTTGGTTCCCTATGCACCGCTCGGGCACGGATTTCTCACCGGCGGCATCCGCTCCCTGGATGGTCTGGACGAGACCGACTGGCGTCGCACGAATCCGCGGTTCACCGGGGGCAATCTCACGCGCAATCTACGCATCGTGGACGGGGTGCGGGCGGTTGCGAGTGACGCCGGTGTGACGGCGGCGCAGGTCGCGTTGGCCTGGTTGCTCGCGCAGGGGGAGGGGGTCGCTCCCATTCCTGGTACGACGCGTGTCGAGCGGCTCGCGGAGAACTGTGCGGCGGACGAGGTCCGGCTCACCGCTGCGCAGCTC